The following coding sequences are from one Gemmatimonadota bacterium window:
- a CDS encoding SDR family oxidoreductase: MEPQSNTKQRLTLIIGATGYIGGRLLPVLEARGERLRCMARRPEYLAGRVRPGTDVVRGDLADPPTVQAAMVGVDTVYFLAHAMGTAGTFEDEERAGAEALVAAARATGVRRIIYLGGLGDGRELSAHLRSRQAVGRILSESGIPTLEFRASIILGSGSLSFEMIRALVERLPVMVTPRWVRTLAQPIGIEDVLAYLAAALDLPLDQSRIIEIGGPDQVSYGDLMREYARLRGLRRLMIPVPILTPHLSSLWLRLVTPVYARVGRKLIDGLRNETVVRDESALALFPVRPMGVRAALARALSNEDQEFALTRWSDALSMTPSGGSWAGVRFGTRLVDSRVIRVAVGPEQAFAPIARIGGRTGWYYGNGWWWLRGLIDLAAGGPGLRGRRDPTALAPGDTVDCWRVESVEPNRLLRLSAEMKLPGRAWLQFEVTETGTSSDIRQTAIFDPRGLAGLLYWYALYPLHLVIFGGMLRGIAAATTRR, encoded by the coding sequence ATGGAACCGCAAAGCAATACCAAGCAACGACTTACGTTAATCATCGGCGCCACCGGCTACATCGGCGGCCGACTTCTCCCGGTCCTGGAGGCTCGCGGGGAACGGCTCCGTTGCATGGCCCGGCGCCCTGAATACCTCGCGGGGCGGGTTCGGCCGGGCACCGACGTGGTGCGCGGAGATCTCGCTGACCCGCCGACCGTTCAAGCTGCCATGGTCGGGGTCGACACGGTGTATTTCCTGGCCCACGCCATGGGTACGGCCGGCACCTTTGAGGACGAGGAGCGAGCGGGGGCCGAGGCGTTGGTGGCGGCCGCTCGCGCGACCGGCGTGCGCCGCATCATCTACCTGGGCGGGTTGGGCGACGGTCGGGAATTGTCGGCCCATCTCCGGAGCCGCCAAGCGGTCGGTAGAATCCTCAGCGAGTCGGGTATTCCCACGCTCGAGTTTCGGGCCTCGATCATCCTCGGCTCGGGCAGCCTGTCGTTCGAAATGATCCGGGCGCTGGTCGAACGGCTCCCGGTGATGGTCACCCCCCGATGGGTCCGAACCTTGGCCCAACCGATCGGAATCGAGGACGTGCTCGCGTATCTGGCGGCTGCCCTCGATCTGCCCCTCGACCAGAGCCGAATCATTGAGATCGGCGGCCCAGATCAGGTGTCGTACGGTGACTTGATGCGGGAGTACGCCCGCCTTCGCGGACTTCGCCGCCTGATGATCCCCGTCCCGATCCTGACGCCTCATTTGTCGAGCCTCTGGCTCCGCTTGGTGACGCCCGTGTATGCCCGGGTGGGCCGGAAGCTGATCGACGGCCTTCGGAACGAAACCGTGGTTCGGGACGAGAGCGCCCTGGCCCTATTCCCGGTTCGACCAATGGGAGTTCGCGCGGCCCTCGCTCGGGCCTTGAGCAACGAGGACCAGGAATTCGCGCTGACCCGCTGGTCGGACGCGCTCTCGATGACGCCGAGTGGCGGGTCGTGGGCCGGAGTTCGGTTCGGAACTCGACTAGTCGACTCTCGGGTCATCCGAGTGGCGGTCGGACCGGAACAGGCGTTCGCACCGATCGCCCGGATTGGAGGCCGGACCGGTTGGTATTACGGCAACGGGTGGTGGTGGCTTCGCGGTCTCATCGACTTGGCAGCCGGGGGGCCGGGACTTCGCGGCCGGCGTGATCCGACGGCTTTGGCACCGGGCGACACGGTCGATTGCTGGCGGGTCGAGTCGGTCGAGCCGAATCGTCTGCTCCGGCTTTCCGCGGAGATGAAGCTCCCGGGCCGGGCCTGGCTCCAATTCGAGGTCACGGAAACCGGGACCTCATCGGACATCCGCCAGACGGCCATCTTCGACCCGCGCGGCCTCGCGGGCCTGCTCTATTGGTACGCTTTGTACCCGCTCCACTTGGTCATCTTCGGAGGGATGCTCCGAGGCATTGCCGCCGCTACCACCCGGCGGTAG
- a CDS encoding alpha/beta fold hydrolase, with translation MLLEAPRPVAGYVLAHGAGAGMRHPFMADVAAALAAAGVTTLRYQFPFMEAGSSRPDSPAVAAATVRAAVDRARALLPGLPLVAGGKSFGGRMTSTAAAEAALEGVRGLVFLGFPLHPPKRPAVTRGDHLDRVAVPMLFLQGTRDDLADLELIRSVGGRLGARATVHEITEANHAFAVPKRTGRTAAEVIVELAVTTAEWIGRLPR, from the coding sequence CTGTTGCTCGAGGCCCCGCGCCCCGTCGCCGGGTACGTCCTGGCGCACGGTGCCGGTGCCGGCATGCGGCATCCGTTCATGGCGGACGTCGCGGCCGCTCTCGCCGCCGCTGGTGTCACGACGCTTCGGTATCAGTTCCCATTTATGGAAGCCGGAAGCAGCCGTCCGGACTCGCCCGCGGTGGCCGCCGCGACCGTTCGGGCCGCGGTCGATCGGGCCCGGGCCCTCCTCCCCGGCCTTCCCCTCGTTGCCGGGGGCAAGTCCTTCGGGGGCCGGATGACGTCGACGGCGGCGGCCGAGGCGGCGCTCGAGGGGGTGCGGGGTCTGGTATTCCTCGGCTTTCCGCTCCATCCGCCGAAACGTCCCGCCGTCACCCGGGGCGATCACCTCGATCGGGTTGCGGTGCCGATGCTGTTTCTTCAGGGGACTCGGGATGACTTGGCGGATCTCGAGTTGATCCGTTCGGTCGGTGGCCGGTTAGGCGCTCGCGCCACGGTGCATGAAATCACCGAGGCCAATCATGCCTTCGCGGTGCCGAAACGGACCGGCCGGACCGCCGCCGAGGTCATCGTCGAGCTCGCGGTCACCACCGCCGAGTGGATCGGGAGGCTCCCGCGGTGA
- a CDS encoding GNAT family N-acetyltransferase: MSVPFADLALARRLERTEAAGCAQFVEGRRTLRPESGAEWIDVAGAYAMFDGVDSPITQTFGLGVFEPGTPEVLERIERFFGDRGAPTFHEVSPLADLSTMALLPARGYRPMEWSNVLYRPIDEAVDIPGASAEVTVRQTAPDEWRAWADTATEGWSEFPEYAPMMAELSEIGARRPGALTFVADRGGRPIAAGALSITGGVALLAGASTIPGERRHGAQLALLGTRLRFAVKQGCDVAMITTLPGSASQRNAERHGFRVAYTRTKWQLIK; encoded by the coding sequence GTGAGCGTCCCGTTTGCCGATCTCGCATTGGCCCGGCGGCTCGAGCGCACCGAAGCAGCCGGTTGCGCCCAGTTCGTCGAAGGCCGCCGGACCCTCCGGCCCGAGAGCGGCGCGGAGTGGATCGACGTGGCCGGCGCCTACGCCATGTTCGACGGTGTCGATTCGCCAATCACCCAGACCTTCGGCCTCGGAGTCTTTGAACCGGGCACGCCCGAGGTCTTGGAGCGGATCGAACGGTTCTTCGGCGATCGGGGCGCCCCGACCTTCCATGAGGTGAGCCCGCTCGCGGACCTCTCCACCATGGCGCTGCTACCCGCCCGCGGGTACCGGCCGATGGAGTGGTCGAATGTCCTCTATCGGCCGATCGACGAGGCCGTCGATATCCCAGGCGCGTCGGCGGAGGTCACCGTTCGGCAGACCGCACCCGACGAGTGGCGGGCCTGGGCCGACACCGCAACCGAAGGCTGGAGTGAATTCCCCGAGTACGCCCCGATGATGGCCGAGTTGTCGGAGATCGGGGCCCGGCGCCCGGGCGCCTTGACCTTCGTGGCCGATCGCGGGGGCCGGCCGATCGCGGCGGGTGCACTCTCGATCACGGGCGGGGTGGCACTCCTGGCCGGCGCAAGCACCATTCCCGGGGAACGCCGTCACGGAGCCCAGCTCGCCCTGTTAGGCACGAGGCTCCGGTTTGCGGTGAAGCAGGGCTGCGACGTGGCCATGATCACCACCCTTCCCGGCAGCGCATCCCAGCGGAATGCCGAGCGACACGGGTTCCGGGTCGCCTATACCCGTACGAAGTGGCAACTCATCAAATAG
- a CDS encoding DUF72 domain-containing protein, with protein MASYVGTSGFAFKEWKGPFYPAKLPDKGMLAYYASQFQTVEINNTFYRMPREKNLLDWTAEVPEGFQFAIKASQRITHHAQLRDAGELVGYLAQTVAVLGSKLGPTLFQLPPHLKKDIPRLEAFLDIVPKRWRITIEFRNQTWFDDDQVFDVLKARGIPLCISDQNGVPTPLVATAGWGYVRLHKLDYDEASLAAWAARIAGFGWSDTYIYFKHDHSPGSGPPVAMSLKTKL; from the coding sequence ATGGCGTCGTACGTCGGGACCAGCGGATTTGCGTTCAAGGAATGGAAAGGGCCGTTCTATCCGGCCAAACTCCCCGACAAGGGCATGTTGGCGTACTACGCGAGCCAATTCCAGACGGTCGAGATCAACAACACGTTCTACCGGATGCCCCGCGAAAAGAACCTGCTCGATTGGACCGCCGAGGTCCCGGAGGGCTTCCAGTTCGCCATCAAGGCCAGTCAGCGGATTACCCATCACGCCCAACTCCGGGACGCGGGGGAACTGGTCGGGTATCTGGCCCAGACCGTTGCCGTGTTAGGCAGCAAACTCGGCCCTACGCTGTTTCAACTCCCGCCGCACTTGAAGAAGGACATTCCCCGGCTGGAGGCCTTCCTCGATATCGTACCCAAGCGGTGGCGGATCACGATCGAGTTTCGGAACCAAACCTGGTTTGACGATGACCAGGTCTTCGACGTCCTCAAGGCCCGGGGTATTCCCCTGTGCATTTCGGACCAGAACGGCGTGCCGACGCCGCTGGTGGCCACCGCGGGCTGGGGCTACGTCCGGCTCCACAAGCTCGACTACGACGAGGCGAGCCTGGCCGCGTGGGCCGCCCGAATCGCGGGCTTCGGGTGGAGCGACACCTACATCTATTTCAAGCATGACCACTCACCTGGTTCCGGCCCGCCCGTCGCCATGAGTCTCAAGACCAAGCTGTGA
- a CDS encoding pyrroloquinoline quinone-dependent dehydrogenase, which produces MRRALLALLAPAALSAQTDWPVYGGDPGAMKYSALADLNPGNVGRLTKLWEWSTGEAPMAQWKTRPGLFQATPLMIGDTLFLPTSYNQVAALNAATGREYWRFDPRAYEAGQAPNGTGFVHRGVASWSDGKTRRIFLNSRWRLIALDAATGRPIPSFGAGGEVDLAGDLVWQVNRRRYTNTSPPVVWGNLVIVGNGVADKFAYKNDPPGDIQAFDARTGKRIWKWSPIPQGGDGSETWENESWRFTGHTNVWAPFSVDVARGLVYLPVSTPSNDWYGGARKGDNLFAESLVCLDARTGEKLWHFQTVHHGLWDYDLPTAPVLGRVTQPGGPVDFVAMPTKMGMLFVFDRVTGTPLWPVEERPVPASDVLGERAAPTQPFPTKPAPYARQGFSATDVVDFTPALKELATRTVTSYRTGPLFTPPSLQGTVASPGLIGGSGWGGGAYDPETGIIYLKATNQPALLKLVTPPPSDSLDAAYALDFTASLDLNAKLLSSPDDPQRAAASLPISKPPYGTLTAIDLATGDHRWQVPLGDSPEIRNHPLLKGVALPPLGVAGAPGAIVTKGGLLFATGGGSALIALDKATGKVLWQAPLGAIGYANPMTYRTRAGQQVVVIATGGGAAPAKLQAFSLPR; this is translated from the coding sequence ATGCGAAGAGCCCTCCTTGCCCTGCTGGCCCCTGCTGCTCTCTCGGCCCAGACCGACTGGCCGGTCTACGGCGGCGACCCCGGCGCCATGAAATACTCCGCCCTCGCCGACTTGAATCCCGGCAACGTGGGCCGGCTGACCAAGCTCTGGGAATGGAGCACCGGCGAGGCCCCGATGGCTCAGTGGAAGACCCGGCCCGGACTGTTCCAGGCCACCCCCCTGATGATTGGCGATACTCTGTTCTTGCCGACCTCGTATAACCAAGTGGCCGCCCTCAATGCCGCCACCGGGCGCGAGTACTGGCGGTTCGACCCCCGGGCCTACGAGGCCGGCCAGGCGCCTAACGGCACGGGCTTCGTCCACCGGGGGGTTGCCAGCTGGAGTGATGGAAAGACCCGCCGGATCTTTCTCAATAGCCGGTGGCGCCTGATCGCCCTCGATGCCGCGACCGGCCGGCCGATTCCGTCGTTTGGCGCGGGCGGCGAGGTCGATTTGGCGGGAGATCTGGTGTGGCAGGTCAATCGACGGCGCTACACCAACACCTCGCCTCCGGTGGTGTGGGGTAACCTGGTCATCGTCGGGAACGGCGTGGCCGACAAGTTTGCCTACAAGAACGACCCCCCGGGCGATATCCAGGCTTTCGATGCGAGGACCGGCAAGCGAATCTGGAAATGGAGTCCGATTCCCCAAGGAGGCGACGGATCCGAGACCTGGGAAAACGAATCCTGGCGGTTCACCGGTCACACCAACGTGTGGGCGCCCTTCAGCGTCGACGTGGCGCGAGGACTCGTCTATCTCCCGGTCAGCACGCCGAGCAACGACTGGTACGGAGGAGCCCGGAAGGGCGACAATCTCTTTGCCGAGTCGCTGGTCTGCCTCGACGCCCGCACCGGGGAAAAACTGTGGCACTTCCAGACGGTGCACCATGGGCTCTGGGACTACGACCTCCCGACCGCGCCGGTGCTGGGCCGGGTCACCCAACCCGGCGGCCCCGTCGATTTTGTCGCCATGCCGACCAAGATGGGGATGCTGTTCGTCTTTGATCGGGTCACGGGCACGCCCCTTTGGCCGGTCGAGGAGCGGCCGGTTCCCGCCAGTGATGTCCTCGGCGAGCGGGCCGCGCCGACCCAGCCGTTTCCCACCAAACCGGCGCCCTACGCCCGCCAGGGCTTCAGTGCAACGGACGTGGTCGATTTTACGCCGGCTCTGAAAGAGTTGGCGACGAGGACCGTGACCAGCTATCGAACTGGGCCGCTGTTTACACCGCCCTCGCTTCAGGGGACGGTGGCTTCGCCGGGACTGATTGGCGGGTCGGGGTGGGGCGGGGGAGCGTATGACCCGGAAACCGGGATCATCTATTTGAAGGCCACCAACCAACCGGCCCTGCTCAAGTTGGTCACGCCACCACCGTCCGACTCACTCGACGCGGCCTACGCGCTCGATTTTACCGCCAGTCTCGACCTCAACGCCAAGCTGTTGTCGAGTCCCGACGACCCGCAGCGGGCGGCGGCCTCCCTGCCGATCAGCAAGCCTCCGTATGGAACGCTGACGGCCATCGATCTCGCGACCGGCGATCACCGGTGGCAAGTGCCCCTCGGCGACTCGCCGGAGATCCGGAATCACCCGCTCTTAAAGGGTGTGGCCCTGCCTCCGCTCGGCGTGGCCGGCGCTCCCGGGGCCATCGTGACCAAAGGGGGGCTGCTCTTTGCGACGGGTGGCGGCTCGGCCCTGATTGCGCTCGACAAGGCAACCGGGAAGGTGCTCTGGCAGGCGCCGCTCGGCGCGATCGGTTACGCCAATCCAATGACCTATCGGACCCGGGCGGGGCAGCAGGTGGTGGTGATTGCCACCGGCGGCGGGGCGGCGCCGGCCAAACTCCAGGCTTTTTCGTTACCGCGGTGA
- a CDS encoding PIN domain-containing protein translates to MSGRSFFDTNVLVSTDDADAPAKQTRALELIAKHRLDRSGVISTQVVQEYFVAATRKLGVTAPVARRKAELFGRFELVPIGLDDILGAIDLHRLHQLSFWDGLIIRAALASGCTRLYSEDLQHGWRLDGLEVVNPFRSSPR, encoded by the coding sequence ATGAGCGGTCGTAGTTTCTTCGACACCAACGTCCTGGTCTCCACCGACGACGCCGACGCGCCGGCGAAGCAGACCAGGGCTTTGGAGTTGATCGCCAAGCACCGGCTCGATCGGTCCGGGGTCATCTCGACGCAGGTTGTCCAGGAGTACTTCGTCGCCGCGACCAGGAAGCTCGGCGTCACGGCACCCGTCGCGCGCCGCAAAGCTGAGTTGTTCGGCCGATTCGAATTGGTGCCCATCGGACTCGACGACATTCTCGGCGCCATCGACCTCCACCGGCTCCATCAACTGTCGTTCTGGGACGGCCTCATCATCCGGGCCGCCCTGGCCTCCGGCTGCACTCGCCTCTACTCCGAGGACCTCCAGCACGGCTGGCGCCTCGACGGGCTCGAGGTGGTCAACCCGTTTCGATCCTCACCGCGGTAA
- a CDS encoding MerR family transcriptional regulator, with translation MNITLSVDRQLVERARKVAEAMGKSLNQVVRDHLAYLAGEGAMDAELKELKQLSLESGGRSKGWTFDRSSLHERS, from the coding sequence ATGAACATCACCCTGTCCGTCGACCGGCAACTCGTGGAGCGAGCCCGCAAGGTCGCCGAGGCCATGGGCAAGAGTCTCAACCAAGTCGTCAGGGATCATTTGGCCTATCTGGCCGGGGAGGGCGCCATGGATGCCGAACTGAAGGAGTTGAAACAGCTGTCGCTCGAATCGGGGGGGCGGTCCAAGGGCTGGACGTTTGACCGCAGCAGCCTCCATGAGCGGTCGTAG
- a CDS encoding AarF/ABC1/UbiB kinase family protein codes for MRLLVILRHAGPLLVSVIRDRRRWLVFGGPIPRSRAFHEARARRLLRAITTLGPSFVKLGQIFSGRTDLLPDEYADALGTLTDQVPPVPYAEIERIVEAERGRSVAEIFERFDATPLAAGSLGQVHRASYRGREVAVKVLRPGVRPLVATDIKVARMLSERVARWMPNIHTHALTAIVEEFERRIGDEMDFVIEAANIRAVRANFTKNPRIRIPEVVDEVSGRDVLVMEYIAGIRIDGLDPAARYGGLRIPDFVERLQELYIQMMLIDGFFHADPHPGNVLVDPAGRIVLLDFGVVIQVPRERRKVLVDTVFAAIQNQTAGVVDGFYALGLVEAGADRGVIERLVNMLLDLAAQRTTTRQRVDMLTREIMKELYNWPIRLPSDLVYFARTSALIEGVGVRYDAEYNPIMSAGPSLWRMRRELFASLSDTKALQQLDWPTAVGYLLGRAAANLSKAGDFLSGFLKPRPPATKP; via the coding sequence ATGCGGCTCCTCGTGATCCTGCGCCATGCGGGGCCGTTGCTGGTCTCGGTCATCCGGGACCGGCGGCGGTGGTTGGTCTTTGGGGGGCCGATTCCGCGGAGCCGTGCGTTTCATGAGGCCCGGGCCCGGCGGCTGCTCCGGGCGATCACCACCCTCGGGCCGAGTTTCGTGAAGCTGGGGCAGATCTTCTCGGGGCGGACCGACCTCTTGCCGGACGAGTATGCCGACGCGCTTGGAACTCTCACCGACCAAGTGCCCCCGGTGCCGTACGCCGAGATCGAGCGGATCGTCGAAGCCGAGCGAGGGCGCTCGGTGGCCGAGATCTTCGAACGGTTCGATGCGACCCCGCTCGCGGCCGGGTCGTTAGGGCAAGTTCATCGGGCCTCGTACCGCGGGCGGGAAGTGGCGGTCAAGGTACTCCGCCCCGGCGTCCGGCCGCTGGTGGCCACCGACATCAAGGTGGCACGAATGCTCTCAGAACGGGTGGCCCGGTGGATGCCGAACATCCACACCCACGCGCTCACCGCCATCGTCGAAGAGTTCGAGCGGCGAATCGGCGACGAGATGGACTTCGTGATCGAGGCCGCCAACATCCGGGCGGTCCGCGCCAACTTCACCAAGAACCCGCGGATCCGGATTCCCGAGGTGGTCGACGAGGTGTCGGGACGGGACGTGTTGGTGATGGAGTACATCGCCGGGATCCGGATCGATGGGCTCGACCCCGCCGCCCGGTACGGCGGGCTCCGGATTCCCGATTTTGTTGAGCGGCTTCAGGAGCTCTACATCCAGATGATGTTGATCGACGGGTTCTTCCACGCCGATCCCCATCCCGGCAATGTCTTGGTCGATCCCGCGGGCCGGATCGTCCTGCTTGATTTCGGCGTGGTCATTCAAGTCCCCCGGGAACGCCGGAAGGTCTTGGTCGATACGGTGTTCGCGGCCATTCAAAACCAAACTGCCGGCGTGGTCGACGGATTCTACGCGCTCGGGCTGGTCGAAGCCGGGGCCGACCGCGGGGTGATCGAGCGCCTCGTCAATATGCTGCTCGATCTGGCGGCTCAACGGACCACCACCCGGCAACGGGTCGACATGCTGACCCGGGAAATCATGAAGGAGCTGTACAATTGGCCGATCCGGCTGCCGAGCGACCTGGTGTACTTTGCCAGGACATCGGCGCTGATCGAAGGCGTTGGGGTGCGATACGACGCCGAGTACAACCCGATCATGTCGGCGGGCCCGTCGTTGTGGCGGATGCGGCGGGAATTGTTTGCCTCGTTGTCCGACACCAAGGCCCTGCAACAACTCGACTGGCCAACGGCCGTGGGCTATCTCTTGGGCCGGGCTGCGGCCAACCTTTCCAAAGCGGGCGACTTCCTGTCCGGATTCCTCAAGCCTCGGCCCCCCGCCACCAAGCCCTGA
- a CDS encoding sialidase has translation MPRTLSIVMALVALLHAPAAAQRKRDPAPTPPLPLVSSELLGQLKYRYIGPEGNRVSSVAGIARDPNVYYAGAASGGIFKTVDGGIHWESIFDAQPVSSVGALAVAPSDPNVVWAGTGEPYIRSTISVGWGMFKSTDAGKTWARAGLENTGRIGRIQIHPTNPDLVYATAVGRGYGPQPERGVYRTVDGGKSWERVLFVDDNTGAYALVMDPNNPRILYASTWQFVVHTWGRTSGGAGSGIWKSTDAGTTWKRLTGNGLPTKPFGKTDLAVAQSNSNRVYALIETSDGVPLPGVEAEAGELWRSDDAGATWQMTSNDRNLGGRTQYYTRMAVMPDNENEAYFLAASWTKTLDGGKTSIDPPNVEVPGGDHHDIWIDGTNANRMAVGHDGGISITTNRGKTWNQVQLPVAQMYHVTVDNRIPYYVYGNRQDGPSARGPSNSRMSGFGGDAGIPRGLWHSVGGGESGWATPDPEDPNIIWSSASGFGSVGGIVSRYDHRTGIAENVEIWPEMTAGHSAAEVKYRFQWTFPLVISPHNRNKVYVGSQHVHATTDGGKTWQLISPDLTRNDKSRQGMSGGLTPDNIGVEYAGVVFAIAESKLQAGLIWAGTNDGLVQLTQDGGRTWTNLTRNIAGLLDWGTISNIVASRYDAGTAYITVDGHQVDNRDPWVYRTTDFGKTWKLIVGGIGKTPLSYAHWIKEDPVRRGLLYLGLENSIWISFNDGELWQSLQSNLPYAPVHDITVQEHFNDLVLATYGRGFWIMDDITPLQQLTTDVTTKDVHLFRPRPAYRFRGVEAPMTASYDPVTGQNPPYGASINYWLKGAADSVSVTLLDAEGKEVRKLANAPKAAGINRVTWNLQTEPTKQVLLRTEPLYAPYVAAELAGRRSPSLQQHSMLVPPGRYTIRLTVGVRTETQPLEVRKDPNTAGTDTDLRAQAAMATEMRSELDGVVDMVNTIEVIRTQLATLKAVTKEEKAIGAAADSLEQKFIAVEEQLTQLRITGRGQDLIRYAAKVGEKMVYLLGDVVSTDNGPTTPQREVGGVLKDRAKSARNELDRLINRDLDAFNKMLQGKGLGGIVPRTAPAKIS, from the coding sequence ATGCCGCGCACGCTCTCGATCGTCATGGCCCTCGTCGCCCTGCTTCACGCTCCAGCCGCCGCCCAACGCAAACGCGACCCCGCGCCAACCCCGCCCCTGCCCTTGGTGAGCTCCGAACTCCTGGGCCAACTCAAGTACCGGTATATCGGGCCTGAGGGCAACCGGGTCTCCAGCGTGGCCGGTATAGCGCGCGATCCGAACGTCTATTACGCTGGCGCGGCCTCCGGAGGGATCTTCAAGACCGTCGACGGCGGGATCCACTGGGAATCGATCTTCGACGCCCAGCCCGTGTCGTCCGTCGGGGCGCTGGCGGTGGCGCCGTCCGACCCGAACGTCGTCTGGGCCGGCACCGGTGAACCCTACATCCGAAGCACCATCTCCGTTGGCTGGGGCATGTTCAAGTCGACCGATGCGGGTAAGACCTGGGCCAGGGCCGGCCTCGAGAATACCGGCCGGATCGGCCGCATCCAAATCCACCCGACCAACCCCGATCTCGTGTACGCCACGGCCGTGGGTCGGGGCTACGGGCCTCAACCGGAGCGGGGCGTCTACCGAACCGTGGACGGCGGAAAGTCATGGGAGCGGGTCCTGTTCGTCGATGACAACACCGGGGCGTACGCCCTGGTGATGGATCCCAACAATCCCCGGATTCTCTACGCCTCGACCTGGCAGTTCGTCGTCCACACCTGGGGCCGGACCAGCGGCGGGGCCGGGAGTGGGATCTGGAAGAGCACCGACGCGGGTACCACCTGGAAGCGGCTCACCGGCAATGGCCTTCCGACGAAGCCATTCGGAAAAACCGACCTCGCGGTGGCGCAATCGAACTCCAATCGGGTGTATGCGCTGATCGAAACCAGCGACGGCGTGCCGCTTCCGGGCGTCGAGGCCGAGGCCGGTGAGCTCTGGCGTTCGGACGACGCCGGCGCCACGTGGCAAATGACCAGCAACGACCGGAACCTAGGCGGGCGGACCCAATACTACACCCGCATGGCCGTGATGCCGGACAATGAGAACGAAGCGTACTTCCTGGCCGCAAGCTGGACCAAAACCCTCGACGGCGGCAAGACCTCGATCGATCCACCTAACGTCGAGGTGCCCGGCGGCGACCACCATGACATCTGGATCGACGGCACCAACGCCAACCGGATGGCGGTCGGGCACGACGGCGGGATCTCGATCACGACCAACCGCGGCAAGACGTGGAATCAAGTCCAGCTCCCGGTGGCCCAGATGTACCACGTCACCGTCGACAACCGGATCCCCTACTACGTCTACGGCAACCGCCAAGACGGCCCCTCGGCCCGGGGACCGAGCAACAGCCGGATGTCCGGCTTCGGTGGCGACGCCGGCATCCCCCGCGGGCTCTGGCATTCGGTCGGCGGCGGCGAGAGCGGATGGGCTACGCCGGACCCGGAAGACCCCAACATCATCTGGTCGAGCGCCTCCGGGTTCGGGAGCGTCGGCGGCATCGTTTCCCGCTACGATCACCGGACCGGGATCGCGGAAAACGTCGAGATTTGGCCCGAGATGACGGCCGGGCATTCCGCCGCCGAAGTGAAGTACCGGTTTCAGTGGACCTTCCCCCTGGTGATCTCGCCCCACAACCGGAATAAGGTCTACGTCGGGAGCCAGCACGTCCACGCCACGACCGATGGCGGGAAGACCTGGCAGCTCATCAGCCCCGACCTGACCCGGAACGACAAGAGCCGACAGGGTATGTCCGGCGGCTTGACCCCGGACAATATCGGCGTCGAGTACGCCGGCGTGGTCTTCGCGATTGCCGAGTCGAAGCTTCAGGCGGGGCTGATTTGGGCCGGTACCAACGACGGACTGGTCCAACTCACCCAGGACGGCGGCCGGACCTGGACCAACCTCACCCGGAACATTGCCGGCCTCCTCGACTGGGGAACCATCAGCAACATCGTCGCGTCCCGCTACGATGCCGGCACGGCCTACATCACGGTCGACGGCCATCAAGTCGATAACCGGGATCCTTGGGTGTACCGGACCACCGACTTCGGCAAGACCTGGAAGCTGATCGTCGGCGGCATCGGCAAGACGCCGCTCTCGTACGCCCATTGGATCAAGGAGGATCCGGTGCGGCGTGGCCTGCTCTACTTGGGGCTCGAGAACTCGATCTGGATTTCGTTCAATGACGGCGAGTTGTGGCAATCGCTTCAAAGCAACCTGCCGTACGCCCCGGTGCACGACATCACCGTCCAGGAGCACTTCAACGACCTCGTGCTCGCGACCTACGGCCGCGGCTTCTGGATCATGGACGACATCACTCCGCTCCAGCAGCTGACCACCGATGTCACGACCAAGGACGTTCACCTGTTTCGACCCCGCCCCGCCTATCGGTTCCGAGGCGTCGAAGCGCCGATGACGGCGAGCTACGATCCCGTCACTGGCCAGAACCCGCCGTACGGTGCCTCAATCAACTATTGGCTCAAGGGAGCCGCCGACTCCGTCTCGGTGACGCTGCTGGATGCCGAGGGCAAGGAGGTTCGGAAGCTCGCCAACGCGCCGAAGGCCGCCGGCATCAACCGGGTGACCTGGAACCTCCAGACCGAGCCGACCAAGCAGGTCCTCCTCCGAACCGAACCGCTCTACGCCCCGTATGTGGCCGCTGAATTGGCCGGCCGCCGGAGCCCGAGCCTTCAACAGCACTCGATGCTGGTGCCCCCGGGTCGATACACGATCCGGCTCACCGTCGGCGTCCGGACCGAAACCCAGCCGCTCGAGGTCCGCAAAGACCCCAACACCGCCGGCACCGACACCGACCTCCGGGCCCAAGCCGCCATGGCCACGGAGATGCGGAGTGAGCTCGACGGCGTGGTCGACATGGTCAACACCATCGAAGTGATCCGGACCCAACTCGCGACCCTCAAGGCCGTCACCAAAGAAGAGAAGGCCATTGGAGCAGCCGCTGACTCACTGGAGCAGAAGTTCATCGCGGTCGAAGAGCAACTCACCCAACTCCGGATCACCGGCCGGGGCCAGGACCTGATCCGGTACGCCGCCAAGGTCGGCGAGAAGATGGTCTACCTGCTCGGCGACGTGGTCAGCACCGATAACGGCCCCACCACGCCGCAGCGGGAAGTGGGCGGCGTTTTGAAGGACCGCGCCAAGAGCGCCCGGAACGAACTCGACCGCCTGATCAACCGCGACCTCGACGCCTTCAACAAGATGCTGCAAGGCAAGGGTCTTGGCGGCATCGTGCCACGAACCGCCCCGGCAAAGATTTCGTAG